A stretch of DNA from Lodderomyces elongisporus chromosome 4, complete sequence:
ATAGTATCTCAGCGGACGTACGCGCTGATGTTGTGTGTGACCAACGAAACGGTCACGAATTTTTTCAAGCAATCAAGGCCATGTTTGGCCAAGTGAGCCTCCAGACGGCCATTGATGTTGCTTATGACTATCATACCCTCTCTTGGGATACTGCTGGTGAATCCCGCTTAAGAGATCTTAAGGCGGCCCATAAAAAGTTTACGACAAGGGTCCACGCCTGTTTCCCTCCTGAAGTGTTTCTTGGTATTACGTTTATGGTTACTCTTAAACGTActggtgttactgatgAACAAATTGCGGCTATTTTAACTGCCTATGAAGTTAAATATCCGAGTGGACCAGAACATTTTACAGTTCCGATGGTTAACAGACTCCTTGCGCAGAAGGTAAAGAATTTTCCGACGCAAGGAACTACTGATTCTCAGGCACTCGTTGCTCGTCGCCCTGTTACTTGTTACAACTGTGGCAGAGCTGGCCACGTTTCTCGTCAATGTAACACCAAACGTAAACCGCAACCGACCACTAAAGCGGAAGAGACTCTGGGTTCCTCCAAGAATTCTTGGTGGGCCTTCTTTGGAAGTCAATCCATTAATCAAAAATTATACTTTGACAGTGGAGCTTCTCAACATATTATTTGTGATAAACGCTTAATGGATCACCTTGAACCCGTGGACGATGTTATCAAAGGTCTTGGTGGTCACTCGGTAAAGGTCTGTGGTAAAGGTAGTGCtactatttttcttctgaaAGACAGACCTATTAACCTTGAAGATGTTCTTTATGTTCCTGAAGCTGGTGTGAATTTGATTTCCATCACGAAAGCGACTGAAAAGGGTGcctcctttctttttaaagaCGGTTTTGTCTTGGACGCTGCGACTCAGACAGTTATTGGTAAAAAAGATCCTCACATGAATCTGTTGTATTATGTTACtaatcaacaaaacaaggCAGTGTCCTTTCAGGCCCTTCTGGCCACCGCTCCAACTCCCGTGGCTCTGTGGCACGATAAGTTTGGTCATCCTGGTGCTACCGCTGAACGTAAGCTAATGGACTACTATAATCTTCCATCCAATGGGGAGACCGAGTCTCCCATTCAGGACTGTGATATATGTGCGCAAACCAAAGGTGTTGTTCGGGCTCCGAAACGCGGTTCGTCCAGCCCTACTCAACCACTTGCGTTGTTACATGCTGATGTTTGTGGTCCTTTCTCCCATGGAGCGGTTGATAAGTCGAGATATTTTTTGACGATTGTTGATGGTTATAGCAAATTTGTTCATGCTGTACCTCTTCAATTCAAATCTGATGTTCCCAATACGATTATCAGCTTTATTCAGTACTCTGAAACCTTCTTTGCGTCCAGTGGTCTTAACTACAAGGTTGGCGCACTTCGGACTGACAATGGAGGTGAATTTGTGAACAACACCCTTCATAACTATATGCAACAAAAGGGCATTCACCATCAGCTTACAGTTCCCCATTTCTCCTAACAAAATGGAGTTGCAGAACGCATGCACCGTACTCTTCAGACCAAAATGCGTGCTATGTTAACTGAGGCCTCGATGCCTATTCAATTCTGGCCTGAGGCCCTTCAGACGGCTGCTTATTTAACTAATCGCACCCCGACAGCATCTCTTGATGGCGATACACCATATCTCAAATGGTATCGTCTCATGCCCTCGGCATCTCACTTGAAGCCCTTTGGCTGTGTTGGCTTTGTTCTCATTCCTAAAACTTTACGTGCTAGCAAACTTGCTCCTACCAACAAGAGGTGTGTCATGCTTGGTTATGACCGCCATCACCGCGCATACCGCATGTTTGATCCAGAAGCCAACAAGATTATTGTTTCTAGTCAAGTTACATTCCATGAGACGGACTTTTATTACCAGACCTTGAAGAGCACCCCACCTGTGCCCGCGGTAAACACTGCTCCTGGTGCGGTTGCTGGTGGTGTTCTGAGTGGCCCTCTCCTTACTCATGCGGATCTTGACAATGTGCTCTCTGCTCCTACGCAAGATGAGCAAGATGAGCAAGATGATGACACGATTGAGTATACTGATTGTGATAGTTCTAGTATACAAGCCGATAGTGAACACCTGGATACAATCAGTGCTGATGAATCTCTTGCCTATGCGTCTGACTCTTCCCATGATGCCATGGACGTTTTACCTCCTGCTGAGGAGGCCGCTGACCCTTCGACTGAGAGACCATTTGCGATCTGTGATGCCCATTTGGATGGACCAATGTCTTACCCTGACCAATTTCCCCCTCAGGAACACTCCCTAGCTATTGATTTTCCTGCAGATACTGCAGTACCTTTAGCCCTTGATGCTACTGGTTCTGTCGTCACTGACTTGGTTCCTTTTGTCAGTATTCCTGCTCCCATCAAATTCAAGCGATCTCGGCATTCTAAGCAATTGTTGCCTGTTCCGGATGCCTCGTCGTGTCCCTCGTCTGCTGCTGTTGACCTAACTGAACCATCCAGTTCTGACTCTGATGTTGCTCTGGTCCCCACTCGTGATCTCCGCCCCGCGAAGAAAACCTTACGCCTTGCCTCCCTGGACCCTTACTCCCAAATTGTGCCTATGGGTTCTGCTCGTGATAGCTATGTTGTTCCCATGATTGATTCCGTGCCCAATTTTTCTGGCGCGTCCCCCCGTCCTGACCAGGCTAAGCCTACCGTGATTGAGGTCGATTCGGACACTGCTTCTGATGAGGTCGAGGCCCCTCAGAGATATTTGGAATATCCCTTGGCTGATCACACGTCAACCTGCTTTATGGCAGGGGTCCAGGCTGTTGACTCTGATCCTACCTGTCCTAATACTTATAAGCAAGCTATGGCGTCTCCGGACCATCTACGCTGGAAGGAGGCTTTTGATGCAGAAATTCAGGCTCTTATTGACAATAAGACTTTTGAATTGGTTTCCCTTCCACCTGGTCGCCAAGCTATTCCTAGTCGGTGGGTCTGTCAGATCAAACCTGATGCTCGTCTTAAAGCACGAGTTGTTGCAAAGGGTTTTAAACAGATCAAAGGTATTGATTATACTGCCACCTTTGCTCCTGTTATTCGCTACGAATCGATGCGCATAATGCTAGCTCTTGCTGCCCATGCGAGAATGGAAATCCACCAGATGGATGTGACTACGGCTTTCCTTAATGCCCCCTTAGAGGAAGAAATTTACATGAAGCAAATCGAAGGATATGAAGATCCTGCCTTTCCCGACAAGGTTTTTAAACTCAACAAGTCTCTCTATGGCCTCAAGCAGGCTCCTCAAGCGTGGAACCTGCAGATACATGATGTTCTTTTAGCTCTCGGCTTTCAACGCAATCAAGCCGAATATTGCCTTTACATTAGACGGTCTAGCGCCTCCACTGTGATGGTTGCGCTCTATGTGGATGATCTTCTTATTGCCGGTTCTCCCAGACGTGCTATTGACCTGGTCAAGGCCCATCTTATGTCTTCCTTCAAGATGAAGGACCTTGGCAAAGTTGACCGATTTTTGGGCCTTAACATCTGTCAAAATGGGGTAGATGGAGGTGAAGCTCTCACTTCATGACTATATTGACAAGATGTTAAGTGAGTTTGGAATGGAAGACTGCAAACTGGAACCAACGCCAGCGTCTGCCACGATTGATCTTACTCCACTTGACCACATTCACGATGACAATGAGAACACTAGTGTATCAGATAGAGAATCTAGGACATGTGACTTTGGACGTCCATCGGATTACAGAAGCTTGGTTGGAAAACTACTCTTTGCAGCTAATACTGTTCGTTATGATATATCTCATATAGTTGGGGTTCTCTCCAGATACTTACAAGCCCCTAAAGAAATTCACTGGAAAGCTGCTAAACGTGTACTTCGTTACCTTCATGGCACGAAAGACTTTGGTATAAAATATAGACACATTCCTGGGTCAACAGTGGAAGGCTATAGTGATGCTGACTGGGGTAGTGACACGTCCACACGGAAATCAACAACTGGACTTATCTTCAGATATGCTGGTGGCCCCATCACGTGGaaatcaaagaaacaagctACAGTTGCTCAAAGCTCGTCTGAGGCTGAATATGTAGCACTCAGTGAAAGTTGTAAAGAAGCCTTATGGTTGATAAATCTCCTTGGAGAATTCAATGTAAATGTCAAAGGACTAGTGATACATGAATACAATAAGGGAGCCATTGATATGGCAAATCATCCAACTCAACATCACAAGTCTAAACACATAGATTTCAAGGTCCACTTCATAAGGGACCACACATCCAAAGGTGAGATAAAAGTTCAATATCTTAGAACAGAAGAACAGCTAGCAGACATGCTAACTAAAAACCTTCCAAGAAACCAGTTCGAAAGATTGAGAGACTTGTGTGAGAATAAAGAGTTCCTTGCGTCGGGAAATTCTTTACCTTCTGCGCAAGGAGTCTGTTAACCATCGGAACTGTAAAATGTTCTGGTCCACTCGGATATTTAACTTCATAGGCAGTTAAAATAGCCGCAATTTGTTcatcagtaacaccagTACGTTTAAGAGTAACCATAAACGTAATACCAAGAAACACTTCAGGAGGGAAACAGGCGTGGACCCTTGTCGTAAACTTTTTATGGGCCGCCTTAAGATCTCTTAAGCGGGATTCACCAGCAGTATCCCAAGAGAGGGTATGATAGTCATAAGCAACATCAATGGCCGTCTGGAGGCTCACTTGGCCAAACATGGCCTTGATTGCTTGAAAAAATTCGTGACCGTTTCGTTGGTCACACACAACATCAGCGCGTACGTCCGCTGAGATACTATTCCTTAGGATCACTTTCGCCATTTCATTAACCGAAGTAGTTATCAAGTGACAGTCACTTTCCGTCTCACCTTCGAGGGGCAACACTTTCCCAGTCTCGCAATAGGTGAGAATCTCATCAGCAAAATTTTCGAATTTGTTAGTGACATCTTGATACCATTCGTAATAATTGTCATCACCACGAAGAACTTCTCCATTGAAGACTTCTAGAGCGCTACGAGAGCTCATAACCTGTTGAAATCTAATTACTCTTGATGACATAATCTATTATTCATGAATTCATCTATATCAGTGATACTTCTATATATCTAATTCTACATCTTATATGTTTCCATTTATGTCTATTTATACTTGTCATTTGTCTCAATGGCTCACGACTTTCCTCTTTTCGTTGGGTAGTCGTGTACATACTTTGTGTCATGTTGGGTTCATCAACTGACGTAATTCTATTGTGTGATGTGGCTTTGATTCACTTTTGTGTCTACACCACTTAAACACTCACTTCAAGTCAAACCTATAtgtacacacacacacacacacacacatatatatatatacatactcTAGTTTTTACACTGTTATTCGTTCATTTCAAAGTGTAATCATCTTTTCTTACTAAATCATCAGTATTgatattactattattgttgatgttgattccttaaagttttttttttttcgtctttTATTCtctacttttctttctttactaTTAATCTAAACATCAAAttcatcttgtttttcttccaattcAATCTTTGACTTTCCCGCCAATCTAGCAGCTGCCATGTTTTGTGTACCCACTTGCTTCTTCACCTTCTTTGTCATTCGTTCAATTTCTGCTTCGGCATTATCAGCATCCCTCTCAGCATACTGCATGACCAACCTTCTTCCCAACAAATGCACACCTTCAAGTTGTGTCATTGCATTCTCCGCCTCTTTCAATAAATTGAACTCGATAAATGCAAAACCTCTAGCACTTTGATCGAATTTCTTGGGCACTCTCACCGATTTCAACGAACCAAAAGCACCAAATAATTCCAAAAGATCCTTCCTTGTTGCTTCGAATGGCAAATTCTTGATAATGATTTTATTAGACTTGCCAGATTTGGCAGCAGCACTACCAACAGCTGTTGCCCTTGAATCCTTGGCTCCTCCACTTTGTTTATGAGAAATCTTGAGCTGCAACTTGTGACCATCAAGAACATGTCCATCTAAAGCCGCAATTGCTGCATCAGCCTGTGCCTTGCTCCTAAATTCAACAAACCCAAATCCCATACTAAGTGTCTTACCGGTATTTTTAGGATCAGGTTTGGTCTTTACAGTAGCAAGTACAAAGCCAGATAAAGGCTTGAACAAATCGGAAAGTTGCTGCACTGTAGTGGAGAAGTTGAGGTTTTTGACAAAGATGGAAACTGTTGAACCGTGAATATCACCATCCTCTGTGTCGTCAATATCTTGACCGAGAATATCGTTTGCACTGATTACTTCGACTGCCTTGACTGGTTGTGATATATTGCCAGCAACGCCAGCAACGCCAGCAGTGCCGGCAGTGTCAGCACCAATACCAACATTAAGACTTGCCTCTTCTGCCGTAGTTGGAGCTCTAGTAAACAAATCTTTTGGACCTTTTTCCAAATACAAGATACTTGAATTGAATCTCTTGTAAGCAAGCTTGGTAAATGCCGCTCGAGCACTTGGCGCATCTTTAAATTCTACTATAGCAATAGTTCCCGCAGGAGGCATAATGATTCTGGCAATTGGGCCATATTGAGAAAATAATTCGCCCAACTCTTCTGTGGTGGTCCCATAAGTAAAGTTTTTCACCAATATGATCTTGtcatctctttcttttttgttgaaagaAGTCAAATCAACGCCTTTATCCTCAAAAAATTTCTTGACGTCTCCAATAACGTGCGCCTCTGCTAATGCTTGTTTGACTGCAGAGCTAGAGTTTTCAGGGTCAATTAATTGCGACTTGGTGACTCCTAATTTAGCTGCCATCGACTCCATTACAGCATCAGTATTCATAAACAACGAGTTCCAACTAAATTGGGTCTTTACagcttgttcttttcttttcaattctctttgtttcttcaaagGTAAATTCTTCAAATCAAACTCGTCTAATCGATGACTCTTTTTCCTATCTGCAGCAAGAATGTGCAATAACCTTCCTTGAAAAATCTCCTTATCCAACGAGCTATATGCTCGAACCGCATCTTGGGGATTAACAAATtgaatatatacaaaaccTTTTGACTTTGAGGTTCTGGTGTCTATGGCTATATGCACTTCTTCTAGTGCACCGTACGGCAGGAAGAGCTCTCTAAAATCATCTTCAGTAGCTTCATACAGGATATTTCGAATAAATAAACGCCCAGTGTCTTGTAGTTTCTCAAGagttttctcttcttcagtCTTTTGCACAGATTTTGAGACTGGTACCAGCACTTCCGTAGTTTCCAAAACTGTCAGTGGGTTGATTCCttcattttgtttcaaactATCATTCTCCAATGCAGATTCGGGAACTTCGCCATTCTCCTTGATCCGAATACTTCTGGATTTCAACCAGTCCAAATCCGAaacattttcatcttttgcCAAATTATTCTCAACATTATCCAaactcatcatcatcatcatctcttcctccttatcttcttccccttcttcaccttcttctcctcccTTTCGTGCTTCAATCTTACTAAAATCTTCGTATTCATCATCACTCGCACTCTCCTTTGCTTCTATAACATCATAATTTTGAGCAATAGGTTTAGTATCTCCGGCCAAAGCATCCTCGAGTTCTTTTGCCGAACGACCACCTGATCCATCGGCGATTGCATCATTAGCCCAAGATTTCACTTCGTGCGATGGCTTCATCACTTCCATATACTCTCTAAATTTTGGATCATTCtccatttcttcttcaattgctgattttggtttttgtcTCTTGACATTTTTAGccatttcattttgttcaattaATGCTTCTTCCTGTCGCCTAAGTCTTTCAttatctctctttctcttttctctgaAAGATATTGGCACATTTGGATCGGAAAATGTCTTTGCAATTTCCACATCTATTCTTGCCGTATCAAGAAAGgacttgttgaaaaattttacaGCTTTTTCCGCCGACTCTCTAGATTTGTATCCAATAAATGCAAAACGCCTCGATTCACCGTTCTTGGATTTCACAAGTTTAACATCCGTAACATCGCCTTGCTCGCCAAAATGTTTTCTTAAGTTATCTTCTGTGAAATACTTTGGAAGACCCTTGACAATTAATCGTGACATGTTGTATAATTGATAGTTGGATGTAACCGTAGattcttgaaaaaatttactGTAGTAAGTAAGTAAGTAAGTAATTAAGTAAGTAATTAAGTAAGTTAGTGAGTAAGTAAGTAAGTAAGTAATTAAGTAAGTAACTAAGTTAGTGAGTGAGTAGGTAAGTGGGTAGATATATaagcaaacaaaatagGTACGCAACTATTCAAGTTAAATAAACGAATAATAAATGATTGAGATGAGGTTCTgcacttcttttttctttttatttttttaatttttttaattttttttattttttatatttcttttttgtgtaagtgattttcttttgtttggtaGATAAATTGTTTCTTAAACTCTTATACTTCTTAAGGGGTCGTCTTTAACCTCAACTTTAAAGTGAACAAGGACTGACTAGCTTATATTAACGCTTGCATCAAATCATGGAGTTGGTAGATCATTTTGGGATTAGGTATAATGGAAATAATCCAGATGCTTCATTAAAGCTTTGGCTTAAAGGAATGTCATGTTTGATGTTATTAGTTGCTTATATCTTAACGTACCAACTTATTTCagtttttgcaacactTTTGGCAACCTTCTTTCCTGATACAGCTGCTCTATTGAAAAATCGTTGTAGCAACGCTTTTTGGGATTTAGGATTACATTTAATGGTAAGTTACAATTGGAACCAATCTAAATAAAAGGAAgcagaaattgaaaaatgggaaaatgggaaaacaagaaagcAGGAAAGCAtaataaagcaaaaaaataaagagtaAAGAGAGGCTTCAAAAGCCATGCAAATGCGATGTATTGATGATCAATATAAAGAACTCATGAATAATGTACTAACAATCACTATAGAAGCTGAATAAAGTCAGGTTCAAAGTAGTTGGTGACAAATTGAGCCCATATCCAGCAGTTGTCGTTAGCAACCATAGCTCGTTGGTAGATTGTTTTGTAATACATCATCTCTCACGACTTTCCGCTAGAATAAATGCAGACTCAATAGAAGGTGACGAGAATCATTACCATCGTTTTTATCAAtattaccatcaccaccttCACCGCCGTTCCCAGCCATACCAATAtatcaacaacacaaacaaccacaacagcaacaaccacatcaacaacaaccacaacagcAATAAGAACGAGAACCGGAACCGGAACCAGAGTAATGGGGATCATAACAGTAATAACGACACTAACAGCAATTCTCAAAGCTTGAATCTACCCACAGtcaacttcttttcttggtttttggtttggCGGGTTCCTACTATGAAGATCTTACTCCACCTTTTAAAATGCGACGAGAATTGGGAACTAGAGGAATCATCAGtactttttgtatttgcaaGATTATTAAGAAGCAAATTCTCTGAATGGATTGTTATGTTTCCCGAAGTTAACATTTGGACAGAAAGTAGTCACAATTTGCAACGCCAAATCAGTGAGAAATACTACTTACCAGCGTTGAACAACTTGCTTTACCCACGATTTTCTGCATTCTATAATGTCATTACCGCATTACACAAGTACAAGCCACATCCATACTCAAATTTGTACGATCTCACAATAATATATAgtcacaaaacaaaaaacggTGAAGTTTCGTATACTCCACCAACTTTGCTTGAAATTTTCTCATCGCCAAGTCCTATAACCATCATTGTTTATGCAAAGATTCGACCCATATCCAGGATTccacaaaaaagaaaaaaagttgaaaggTACCTTGAGCGTCTTTGGAAACATAAGGATAAGATCATCAGCCAGATAGAAACTGAAAACTCCCTCCACCAAGCAGAAAAACAACCTCAGGATATATCTGCTTTGTCATTAATTGCAAATACGTCAAGAGGAACTCCATTAGgtgaacaacaacaacaaca
This window harbors:
- the MRD1 gene encoding Multiple RNA-binding domain-containing protein 1, translating into MSRLIVKGLPKYFTEDNLRKHFGEQGDVTDVKLVKSKNGESRRFAFIGYKSRESAEKAVKFFNKSFLDTARIDVEIAKTFSDPNVPISFREKRKRDNERLRRQEEALIEQNEMAKNVKRQKPKSAIEEEMENDPKFREYMEVMKPSHEVKSWANDAIADGSGGRSAKELEDALAGDTKPIAQNYDVIEAKESASDDEYEDFSKIEARKGGEEGEEGEEDKEEEMMMMMSLDNVENNLAKDENVSDLDWLKSRSIRIKENGEVPESALENDSLKQNEGINPSTVLETTEVSVPVSKSVQKTEEEKTLEKLQDTGRLFIRNISYEATEDDFRELFSPYGALEEVHIAIDTRTSKSKGFVYIQFVNPQDAVRAYSSLDKEIFQGRLLHILAADRKKSHRLDEFDLKNLPLKKQRELKRKEQAVKTQFSWNSLFMNTDAVMESMAAKLGVTKSQLIDPENSSSAVKQALAEAHVIGDVKKFFEDKGVDLTSFNKKERDDKIILVKNFTYGTTTEELGELFSQYGPIARIIMPPAGTIAIVEFKDAPSARAAFTKLAYKRFNSSILYLEKGPKDLFTRAPTTAEEASLNVGIGADTAGTAGVAGVAGNISQPVKAVEVISANDILGQDIDDTEDGDIHGSTVSIFVKNLNFSTTVQQLSDLFKPLSGFVLATVKTKPDPKNTGKTLSMGFGFVEFRSKAQADAAIAALDGHVLDGHKLQLKISHKQSGGAKDSRATAVGSAAAKSGKSNKIIIKNLPFEATRKDLLELFGAFGSLKSVRVPKKFDQSARGFAFIEFNLLKEAENAMTQLEGVHLLGRRLVMQYAERDADNAEAEIERMTKKVKKQVGTQNMAAARLAGKSKIELEEKQDEFDV